Proteins encoded by one window of Vampirovibrionales bacterium:
- a CDS encoding acetyl-CoA carboxylase carboxyltransferase subunit alpha, with translation MAPSPPPLQPLEFERPLMAIEDKIAELLSSSEQMGVDFSDEVERLRHQAQEVKMRLYSNLTPVNRLQIARHPQRPNFLELARRLSPDVWIEMRGDRAGKDDRACLGGIIELSGRPVMLLGAQKGRGMKESLAHNFGMSNPEGYRKALRLFQHAEKFNMPVVTLIDTPGAYPGMEGEQRGIGQAIAFNIREMARLRTPIVSIVTGEASSGGALGMGVANRIYMLEHALYTVISPEGCASILWRSADYAAQAATALKICAHDLQGFGIVDGVIPEPLGGAHHNPDAMAERLATTIQAALEELGAMTPEQLIEDRYRKYRAIGAFESAGGAL, from the coding sequence ATGGCCCCTTCTCCTCCCCCCCTGCAACCCCTGGAATTTGAGCGCCCGCTGATGGCGATCGAAGATAAAATCGCTGAACTTCTCTCCAGCAGCGAGCAAATGGGCGTCGATTTTTCTGATGAAGTCGAGCGGCTGCGCCATCAGGCCCAGGAAGTCAAAATGCGGCTCTATAGCAATCTCACGCCGGTCAATCGCCTGCAAATCGCGCGGCATCCGCAACGGCCGAACTTTCTGGAGCTGGCGCGCAGGTTGTCTCCCGACGTCTGGATTGAAATGCGCGGCGACCGCGCCGGAAAAGACGACCGCGCCTGCCTCGGCGGCATTATCGAACTGTCTGGCCGCCCGGTAATGCTCCTGGGCGCGCAAAAAGGCCGCGGCATGAAAGAAAGCCTCGCCCATAACTTCGGCATGAGCAACCCGGAAGGCTATCGTAAGGCCCTTCGCCTGTTCCAGCATGCTGAGAAGTTCAATATGCCTGTGGTGACGCTCATTGACACCCCCGGCGCCTATCCCGGCATGGAAGGCGAACAGCGGGGCATTGGTCAGGCCATCGCCTTCAATATTCGCGAGATGGCGCGCCTGCGGACGCCAATCGTCTCCATCGTCACCGGCGAGGCCAGCTCGGGCGGCGCGCTGGGCATGGGCGTGGCTAATCGCATCTATATGTTAGAGCATGCCCTCTACACGGTTATTTCTCCCGAAGGCTGCGCGTCGATTCTCTGGCGCAGCGCCGACTATGCCGCGCAAGCCGCCACCGCGCTGAAAATCTGCGCCCACGACCTTCAGGGCTTCGGTATTGTCGATGGCGTGATTCCCGAACCCTTGGGCGGCGCGCATCACAACCCGGATGCGATGGCTGAGCGCCTTGCCACCACCATTCAAGCCGCGCTCGAAGAGCTGGGCGCCATGACGCCTGAGCAACTCATCGAGGATCGCTACCGCAAGTACCGCGCCATTGGGGCGTTTGAGTCGGCGGGCGGCGCGCTCTAA
- a CDS encoding class I SAM-dependent methyltransferase, whose protein sequence is MTVPTTPGEISAASRAAGADDAAGAGLVLAPEYYETVYPSYDRQNPPYKYAHYLAEIRRFRPVFGSIGDIGCADGRFLEYVLDQASPERIIGADVNAAAIDRARTRLGQDDARRRWVVGGPQAAVGGETVDVLTALDCLEHIESLDEALQAIDALLSPGGLFIAVVPVYDGPLGPLVHWLDRDPTHVHKCSRAFWLTALRLHFDVLRWHGILRYLLPAGGPYLHAPTRWGRAVTPAILIAAQKRGL, encoded by the coding sequence ATGACCGTCCCGACGACGCCCGGTGAAATTTCTGCCGCTTCGCGCGCTGCTGGCGCGGACGACGCTGCTGGCGCGGGGCTGGTCCTTGCGCCGGAGTATTATGAAACGGTTTATCCCAGCTACGATCGTCAGAACCCGCCCTATAAGTACGCCCACTATCTGGCGGAAATCCGGCGCTTTCGGCCCGTTTTTGGCTCGATTGGCGATATAGGCTGTGCGGATGGGCGTTTCCTGGAATACGTCCTCGATCAAGCTTCCCCGGAGCGGATTATCGGCGCGGACGTCAATGCGGCCGCCATTGATCGGGCTCGCACTCGACTGGGCCAGGACGACGCCCGCCGTCGCTGGGTGGTTGGCGGTCCGCAAGCGGCGGTCGGCGGTGAGACGGTCGATGTGCTCACGGCGCTGGACTGTCTGGAGCATATTGAATCGCTGGATGAGGCGTTGCAAGCCATTGATGCGCTTCTGTCGCCGGGTGGCCTTTTTATTGCGGTTGTTCCCGTCTACGATGGCCCTCTGGGGCCTCTGGTGCATTGGCTGGATCGCGATCCGACGCACGTTCACAAGTGCAGCCGGGCGTTTTGGCTGACGGCGTTGAGGTTGCATTTTGACGTATTGCGCTGGCATGGCATCTTGCGCTATCTCCTGCCGGCTGGGGGGCCGTATCTGCATGCGCCGACGCGTTGGGGGCGGGCCGTCACGCCCGCGATTCTGATTGCGGCTCAGAAGCGCGGCCTTTAA
- a CDS encoding TPM domain-containing protein encodes MTAIVCALAFSGCAQTLSHAESINSIPAKPQGLDIYVTDLGGLLDDGDRQAVRERLQRLDQDGYAQIAVLTFPATDRELSLFSHEIFNAWGIGHGDKNDGILIAVNAERVRKGSSGNRIYVAVGYGLEGILPDGAVGRILDSEAMPAFNQNAYSTGVANTAIALADMIERLQSGENVPLAQQPRGRDGGFPVFAFFIIILLLSLLPRAKRRSGWSGGYFGGLGGFGGGDFGGGGFGGGFGGGSSGGGGAGR; translated from the coding sequence ATGACTGCTATTGTCTGCGCGCTCGCCTTCTCAGGGTGCGCGCAGACCCTCAGCCACGCAGAATCCATCAATTCGATTCCCGCCAAGCCGCAAGGCCTGGACATCTACGTCACGGATCTGGGCGGACTGCTGGATGATGGGGATCGTCAGGCCGTACGCGAGCGCCTGCAACGACTGGATCAGGACGGCTACGCCCAAATCGCCGTCCTGACGTTTCCAGCGACTGATCGTGAGCTGTCGCTCTTCTCCCACGAGATTTTCAACGCCTGGGGCATTGGCCATGGGGACAAAAACGACGGCATCCTCATTGCGGTTAACGCCGAGCGGGTCCGTAAGGGCAGCTCCGGCAACCGTATCTACGTCGCCGTCGGCTACGGTCTCGAAGGCATTCTCCCCGACGGCGCGGTCGGCCGGATTCTGGATTCCGAGGCCATGCCGGCCTTTAACCAGAACGCCTATTCCACAGGCGTCGCCAATACGGCCATTGCACTGGCCGATATGATCGAACGCCTTCAGTCAGGCGAGAATGTCCCCCTGGCCCAGCAGCCCCGCGGCCGTGATGGCGGCTTTCCCGTATTCGCCTTCTTCATTATCATTCTCCTGCTGAGTCTCCTCCCGCGCGCCAAGAGGCGTTCGGGCTGGAGCGGCGGGTATTTCGGCGGATTAGGCGGCTTTGGCGGAGGCGACTTCGGAGGCGGCGGCTTTGGCGGCGGATTCGGAGGGGGATCCAGCGGCGGCGGCGGGGCCGGGCGTTAA
- a CDS encoding MCE family protein — MDRRFVAAKRLLRWPGLLSDLLLWSCLLALIGWGAWSWVRYKEAHRPTQTITLTFKDANEIRRGSNVRMMGVEVGYVDGIQIVGDRVRVTLSPERDMPVIPDGSLATIEFTGLVGSKSIEIAPPMGKTQALARGRQPSVEVQEPIRIRDAISSNVEIANALKDGAQSFSDMFGRQEQVEALVRNIGKAKRGSGIAAERLHNGIRRLNELDGTYRRSRDDVLRAHHNMVSVSEDLARILDRETFVASVHPVLTYMAAFFEESAMRMERLSGVDRLYPTAQKRIERVHKRIPLPETLAFTEKVTQTSITWEERLARASQQLDRAESTVRRSLLPGPIEAFRQGVQAFGRMMAQWAQR; from the coding sequence ATGGACCGAAGATTTGTCGCTGCAAAGCGCTTATTGCGCTGGCCAGGCCTGTTGTCAGACCTGCTCCTGTGGAGCTGCCTTCTGGCGCTGATCGGCTGGGGGGCGTGGAGCTGGGTGCGCTATAAAGAAGCGCATCGACCGACCCAGACAATTACCCTGACCTTCAAGGACGCCAACGAAATCCGCCGGGGCTCGAACGTGCGGATGATGGGCGTGGAAGTCGGCTACGTTGACGGCATCCAGATTGTGGGCGATCGCGTTCGCGTGACGCTTAGCCCTGAGCGCGATATGCCCGTCATCCCGGATGGGTCGCTTGCCACGATTGAGTTTACCGGGCTGGTGGGCTCCAAAAGCATCGAAATTGCGCCGCCTATGGGCAAAACCCAGGCGCTGGCGCGGGGGCGTCAACCGAGCGTGGAAGTACAGGAGCCCATTCGAATTCGCGACGCTATTTCGTCCAACGTGGAGATTGCCAACGCCCTTAAGGACGGCGCTCAGAGCTTCTCGGACATGTTCGGGCGTCAAGAGCAAGTCGAGGCGCTGGTGCGCAATATCGGCAAAGCCAAACGCGGCAGCGGCATTGCGGCAGAACGATTACACAACGGAATTCGACGCTTGAACGAGCTGGACGGGACGTATCGCCGCTCGCGCGATGACGTGCTGCGGGCTCATCACAACATGGTGAGCGTCAGCGAGGATCTTGCGCGCATTCTGGATCGCGAGACCTTTGTCGCCTCAGTGCATCCGGTCTTAACGTATATGGCGGCCTTCTTTGAAGAGTCTGCTATGCGGATGGAGCGTCTGTCAGGCGTAGACCGGCTCTATCCCACCGCTCAGAAGCGCATTGAGCGGGTTCACAAACGTATTCCGCTCCCCGAAACGCTGGCCTTCACCGAGAAAGTCACCCAAACCTCGATTACCTGGGAGGAGCGCCTCGCCCGCGCCAGCCAACAGCTCGACCGGGCGGAATCGACCGTGCGGCGCAGCCTGCTGCCCGGCCCCATTGAAGCCTTCCGGCAAGGCGTTCAGGCCTTTGGCCGGATGATGGCGCAGTGGGCGCAGCGATAG
- a CDS encoding RNA methyltransferase, translating into MPTERRQELIHRVSAARQRGVVVIEDVHDPHNAAAVFRSCEAFGFQDVRLIFDQEKPFTPRKLGRATSASANKWLTFKTFTSTQACLDELHTDGYEVIATALDDRAESFFEASFLSPRLALMFGNEHRGLSAQALAMADRIVCLPMAGVIQSLNLSVTAGITLFETTRQRRAAGLEPYLLPASERLALAQDLLAR; encoded by the coding sequence ATGCCCACCGAACGCCGCCAAGAGCTGATTCACCGCGTCAGCGCCGCCCGACAGCGCGGCGTCGTCGTCATTGAAGACGTCCATGACCCGCATAACGCCGCCGCCGTCTTTAGAAGCTGCGAGGCATTCGGGTTTCAGGACGTCCGGCTGATTTTTGATCAAGAGAAACCCTTTACTCCACGCAAATTGGGCCGGGCGACCTCAGCATCAGCCAATAAGTGGCTGACCTTTAAGACATTTACCTCGACGCAAGCCTGTCTTGACGAGCTTCATACCGACGGATATGAAGTCATCGCCACGGCCCTGGACGATCGCGCCGAATCCTTCTTTGAGGCATCCTTCCTTTCGCCCCGCCTCGCGCTGATGTTCGGCAATGAGCATCGCGGCCTCTCAGCGCAGGCCCTCGCAATGGCCGACCGCATCGTGTGTCTGCCTATGGCCGGCGTCATCCAGAGCCTGAATCTATCCGTTACCGCAGGCATCACGCTATTCGAGACCACCCGCCAGCGCCGGGCCGCCGGACTGGAGCCTTACTTACTGCCTGCATCTGAGCGTCTGGCGCTGGCGCAAGACCTGCTCGCCCGCTAG
- a CDS encoding acyl-CoA dehydrogenase: MTDHGPLPPDDADSYGLSETQRMIRDWAREFALASLEPRAAEIDRYSRFPAETFREMAEVGLLGLPVPEAYGGGGADYLSYALAIEQLARSCASTALSLAAHTSLVCLPILNYGSDGQKSRYLHELASGRKLGSFALTEPNAGSDAGGTETTAIRDGEDYILNGGKIFTTNANVADVFVVTAVTDRQRGPSGGISAFILEKGMAGLTLGAKDEKLGMRGSDWGTLQFDNLRVSREQLLGEEGAGFRHFLASLDSGRISIAALAVGIGQAALDKTQAYARQRRQFGQPIAEFQAVQFMLADMATEIEAARLLTYNAARLRAAGAPFSQQAAMAKLYASEAATRAANKAVQIHGGYGYTKDFPVERYLRDAKLCEIGEGTSEIQRMVIARRLLQSP, translated from the coding sequence ATGACGGATCACGGCCCCCTCCCCCCCGACGACGCCGATTCGTACGGGCTCAGCGAAACCCAGCGCATGATTCGCGACTGGGCGCGAGAGTTTGCTCTGGCGAGTCTGGAGCCGCGCGCGGCGGAAATCGACCGCTACAGCCGCTTTCCTGCCGAGACGTTTCGCGAGATGGCTGAAGTCGGCCTGCTCGGCCTGCCAGTGCCCGAAGCTTACGGCGGCGGCGGCGCGGATTACCTCAGCTATGCGCTGGCAATTGAACAACTGGCGCGCTCTTGCGCGTCGACAGCGCTGAGTCTGGCGGCTCACACGTCTTTGGTCTGTCTGCCTATCCTGAATTATGGCAGCGACGGACAAAAATCCCGCTATCTGCATGAGTTGGCCTCGGGTCGCAAGCTGGGCTCGTTCGCCCTCACCGAACCCAATGCAGGCAGCGACGCCGGCGGCACAGAAACCACCGCAATCCGGGACGGCGAAGATTACATCCTCAACGGGGGGAAAATTTTCACCACCAACGCCAACGTGGCGGATGTCTTCGTCGTAACCGCCGTCACCGACCGTCAACGCGGCCCGTCAGGGGGTATCAGCGCCTTTATCCTTGAGAAAGGCATGGCAGGGCTCACGCTGGGGGCCAAGGACGAGAAGCTCGGCATGCGCGGCTCGGATTGGGGCACGCTGCAATTCGACAATCTGCGCGTCTCGCGCGAGCAGTTACTGGGCGAAGAAGGGGCCGGATTCCGGCACTTTCTGGCCTCGCTGGACAGCGGCCGCATCTCGATTGCCGCTCTCGCCGTAGGGATTGGGCAGGCGGCGCTAGACAAGACGCAGGCATATGCCCGTCAACGACGGCAATTCGGACAGCCCATCGCGGAATTTCAGGCCGTACAGTTTATGCTGGCCGACATGGCGACCGAAATCGAAGCCGCCCGCCTGTTGACCTACAACGCGGCCCGACTTCGCGCGGCGGGGGCGCCGTTCTCGCAGCAAGCGGCGATGGCGAAACTCTACGCCTCAGAGGCCGCCACGCGCGCGGCCAACAAAGCCGTCCAGATTCACGGCGGATATGGCTATACCAAGGACTTCCCGGTCGAGCGCTACCTGCGAGACGCCAAGCTGTGCGAAATTGGCGAGGGAACGTCTGAAATCCAGCGGATGGTCATTGCCCGGCGCTTGTTACAATCGCCTTAA
- a CDS encoding membrane protein insertion efficiency factor YidD, with protein sequence MSLIASSPAITPTFGGAAAPVRTAYASSPASQTEGDSFAGAATRLAPERQKPSLIRRAFLAPINAYQWITQNTIYRWMGNRGFDLCLYRKNGMFSCSEYTKLAIGEYGPLKGIWAGAKRIVSCNPLTAWQVEKLSRPLWDPIEVHGSYAEARGARPDFLKRTRRGRWFTDNISPTGEPTSRARA encoded by the coding sequence ATGAGTCTAATCGCATCCTCACCGGCAATCACCCCGACATTCGGGGGGGCAGCCGCGCCCGTGAGGACGGCGTATGCGAGTTCCCCCGCCTCCCAAACCGAAGGGGATTCGTTTGCGGGAGCGGCGACCCGCCTAGCGCCCGAGCGTCAGAAGCCATCGCTGATCCGCCGGGCTTTTCTCGCGCCGATTAACGCGTATCAGTGGATCACGCAAAACACGATCTACCGCTGGATGGGCAATCGCGGCTTTGACCTGTGCCTATACCGTAAAAACGGCATGTTCAGCTGTTCGGAATATACCAAGCTCGCCATCGGCGAATACGGTCCGCTCAAGGGGATTTGGGCGGGCGCCAAACGCATTGTGTCGTGTAATCCGCTGACGGCCTGGCAGGTAGAAAAGTTATCCAGGCCGTTGTGGGATCCCATCGAAGTGCATGGGTCTTACGCTGAGGCGCGCGGCGCGCGGCCCGATTTTCTCAAGCGCACGCGTCGCGGCCGCTGGTTCACCGACAATATCAGTCCCACGGGCGAGCCGACCAGCCGCGCCCGAGCCTGA
- a CDS encoding acetyl-CoA carboxylase carboxyltransferase subunit beta: protein MPLTDWFAAKRKQGRLDAKAVNSKLSDEELTRLWVNCFSCSASIPRKEWVANRMVCPHCDYHFRIGARERIAQLTVGEGDSFEEMDADLRPGDPLGFEDTRAYRDRQKEAQTQSELNDAVVTGMAVLDGERMAIGIMDFAYMGGSMGSVVGEKITRLAEAALRERVGMIVFCASGGARMQEGTFSLMQMVKTGAALARLHESRLLYVSILTEPTFGGVTASFGTLGDFVLAEKDSRIGFAGRRVIEQTIRQKLPADFQTADYLLKFGQVDQVVSRAEMRDLLIRLIRLHRVSLSPDLAWARDTGRPVGVSSGL, encoded by the coding sequence ATGCCCCTGACCGACTGGTTCGCCGCCAAACGCAAGCAAGGTCGCCTTGACGCCAAGGCTGTCAATAGCAAATTGTCTGACGAAGAGCTGACCCGCCTCTGGGTCAACTGTTTTTCCTGCTCGGCCAGCATTCCGCGCAAGGAGTGGGTCGCCAACCGGATGGTCTGCCCGCATTGCGACTATCACTTTCGCATTGGCGCGCGCGAGCGCATTGCTCAACTCACCGTCGGCGAAGGCGACTCGTTTGAGGAGATGGACGCCGATCTTCGGCCCGGCGATCCCCTTGGATTCGAGGACACCCGCGCCTATCGCGACCGCCAGAAAGAGGCTCAGACGCAATCCGAGCTGAATGACGCGGTGGTCACTGGCATGGCCGTCCTCGATGGCGAGCGAATGGCGATTGGCATTATGGATTTCGCCTATATGGGCGGCAGCATGGGCAGCGTCGTGGGCGAAAAGATTACCCGGCTGGCGGAAGCCGCGCTGCGCGAACGCGTGGGCATGATCGTCTTCTGCGCCTCCGGCGGGGCGCGCATGCAGGAAGGCACGTTCTCGCTGATGCAGATGGTGAAGACCGGCGCCGCGCTGGCCCGTCTGCACGAATCCCGGCTTCTCTACGTCTCGATCCTGACGGAGCCGACTTTTGGCGGCGTGACGGCCAGTTTCGGCACGCTGGGCGATTTTGTCCTCGCCGAGAAGGATTCGCGCATCGGCTTTGCCGGTCGTCGCGTCATTGAGCAGACCATCCGCCAGAAGCTGCCTGCCGACTTCCAGACGGCCGACTACCTGCTGAAGTTCGGCCAGGTGGATCAAGTCGTCTCCCGCGCCGAGATGCGCGACCTGCTGATTCGGCTGATTCGCCTGCACCGGGTCAGTCTGTCTCCTGATCTGGCGTGGGCCCGCGATACGGGCCGGCCGGTCGGGGTTTCGTCCGGCTTGTGA
- a CDS encoding LemA family protein: MSEVSRTSGFRGPTRARHSGALAAGLVVVGVILAVLLMLGMWLGGAYNGMVTANTLVEQSGGNLDSQIKRRADLVPNLVATVKGYATHERAVFADIANARASLLSADVAKKPAEAAAANSAFNGALGRLLAIAENYPQLKADRGFIQLQDELAGTENRINYARIQFNEAVKDYNLKILTMPNALFAGMMGFTKRASFEATPQEKVAPKVEF, encoded by the coding sequence ATGTCAGAAGTATCCAGAACATCAGGGTTCAGGGGTCCCACCCGCGCGCGTCATTCCGGCGCCCTTGCCGCCGGCCTGGTCGTCGTCGGCGTCATTCTGGCCGTATTGCTCATGCTGGGCATGTGGCTGGGCGGCGCTTATAACGGGATGGTCACGGCCAATACGCTCGTCGAGCAAAGCGGCGGCAATCTGGATTCCCAAATCAAGCGCCGGGCGGACCTGGTGCCCAATCTGGTCGCCACAGTGAAAGGCTACGCCACGCATGAGCGCGCTGTCTTTGCCGATATCGCCAACGCCCGCGCCAGTTTGCTCTCGGCAGACGTGGCCAAAAAGCCCGCCGAAGCCGCTGCGGCCAATAGCGCTTTCAACGGCGCCCTGGGCCGCCTGCTCGCCATCGCAGAGAATTATCCGCAGCTCAAGGCTGATCGCGGCTTTATCCAGCTCCAGGACGAGCTGGCCGGAACCGAGAACCGGATCAATTACGCCCGCATCCAGTTCAACGAGGCTGTGAAAGACTACAATCTTAAAATCCTGACCATGCCCAACGCCCTCTTCGCCGGGATGATGGGCTTCACCAAGCGCGCCTCGTTTGAAGCCACCCCGCAAGAAAAAGTCGCGCCCAAGGTCGAGTTTTAA
- a CDS encoding CPBP family intramembrane metalloprotease, whose amino-acid sequence MTLSSLEMTGNPASSGAPELPALPPWTLSEALRFFLLAYLAAPLTAEAVLALAWPASPPWVGFFAQHATPALVWLLCFAYLARREGRQALIRQLGLRDGSLTRGSLLRFTALAAGGVLAIVAAINGLSFWASGESLANPYEDFSRPAVEATILAGLLLAPLLEELTFRGFLQPAIARHASTGAAITLSAVVFALSHTLYADAPFAWMSALALGLWFGWLRARTGSIWPGVAGHLLNNALAAASLLGV is encoded by the coding sequence TTGACGCTTTCATCTCTTGAAATGACCGGGAATCCGGCTTCTTCAGGCGCGCCCGAGTTGCCCGCCTTGCCGCCGTGGACGCTGAGCGAGGCGCTTCGGTTTTTTCTGCTGGCCTATCTGGCCGCGCCGCTGACCGCAGAAGCCGTGTTGGCCCTCGCATGGCCTGCCTCTCCCCCGTGGGTCGGATTTTTCGCGCAGCACGCGACGCCAGCGCTCGTCTGGCTGCTCTGTTTTGCCTATCTGGCGCGCCGCGAGGGACGTCAGGCGCTGATCCGCCAATTGGGCCTGCGAGACGGAAGCCTCACGCGCGGGTCTCTCCTGCGTTTTACGGCGTTGGCCGCAGGCGGGGTTCTGGCGATAGTGGCGGCCATCAATGGCCTGTCGTTCTGGGCCAGCGGCGAATCGCTCGCCAATCCCTACGAGGATTTCTCCCGCCCTGCGGTGGAAGCGACCATTCTGGCCGGATTGCTGCTGGCCCCCTTGCTGGAAGAACTTACGTTTCGCGGCTTTCTTCAGCCTGCCATTGCCCGCCACGCGTCGACAGGCGCAGCCATTACGCTAAGCGCCGTTGTCTTCGCCCTGAGCCATACGCTCTACGCTGACGCCCCCTTCGCCTGGATGAGCGCGCTGGCGCTGGGCCTGTGGTTTGGATGGCTGCGCGCCCGTACGGGCTCCATCTGGCCGGGCGTGGCGGGTCATCTGCTCAATAATGCGCTGGCGGCGGCGTCGTTATTGGGCGTGTAA
- a CDS encoding HAD hydrolase family protein, whose protein sequence is MLTASATRFGRFTDWDAKQSSLQAPLVASFDYDGTLQPEVLQVSRVVEGHPKKIAVIVNTGRELHCVKEILPELGQMGRLNALFTSEGSQCYLNTRNLPTREWISSLTPEQADPDWEQVIRDRTKWDEALATRALRSRLNELTSSQLAIGEYNQALSYRDPLSGKSYPLSVLPIRQTPGFVLRSAESDASPALLQAMQRMGKTIVESLAKTLREEGPHAAWSVMTNSPWAIVCKLAPEGVNKGTILDYFLRRHTTSPQRVISAGDNLNDLPALERPQWENTPATALVCGANPDLRRALEGQAHVEFLSRTNETLAEGFRRALDMRETRA, encoded by the coding sequence ATGCTCACCGCTTCCGCCACGCGTTTTGGCCGCTTTACCGACTGGGATGCCAAACAATCGTCTCTGCAAGCCCCGCTCGTCGCGTCGTTCGACTATGACGGCACGCTGCAACCCGAGGTTTTACAGGTAAGTCGGGTCGTGGAAGGCCACCCGAAAAAGATCGCCGTGATCGTGAATACAGGCAGAGAGCTGCACTGCGTGAAAGAAATCCTGCCGGAGCTTGGCCAGATGGGACGCCTGAATGCGCTGTTCACCTCTGAAGGCTCCCAATGCTACCTGAATACCCGGAATCTCCCGACCCGTGAGTGGATTTCCTCTTTGACGCCAGAACAGGCCGATCCTGACTGGGAGCAAGTCATCCGCGATCGTACGAAATGGGATGAAGCCCTTGCGACGCGCGCGCTTCGCAGTCGTCTCAATGAATTAACGTCGTCTCAATTGGCAATCGGCGAATATAATCAAGCGTTGTCGTATCGCGATCCTCTCTCAGGCAAGTCGTATCCATTGAGCGTGCTGCCGATCCGGCAGACGCCGGGTTTTGTCTTGAGGTCGGCTGAGAGCGACGCCTCTCCTGCTCTCTTGCAAGCAATGCAGCGTATGGGAAAAACGATTGTAGAATCCCTTGCAAAAACGTTACGGGAAGAGGGGCCTCATGCGGCGTGGTCTGTAATGACGAACAGCCCCTGGGCCATCGTCTGTAAACTGGCGCCTGAGGGCGTCAATAAGGGGACGATCCTCGATTATTTTCTCAGGCGCCACACGACTTCTCCCCAACGGGTGATTTCTGCAGGAGACAACCTCAACGATCTGCCTGCGCTTGAGCGCCCGCAATGGGAGAACACGCCTGCAACAGCGCTGGTCTGCGGGGCAAACCCGGATCTGCGACGCGCCCTCGAAGGGCAAGCCCACGTGGAATTCCTGTCCCGGACCAACGAAACGCTTGCCGAGGGGTTCCGGCGGGCGCTTGATATGCGCGAGACTCGGGCCTGA
- a CDS encoding nucleoside deaminase — translation MDRCLEVAREALPDDVPVGAALLAPEGKGWRLIAQAANRRERDQNPIAHAEMLVLIEGARRLNAWRLSGCALIVTLEPCAMCAAAIAQARVSRVVFGADDPLAGACGSRYRLLGQGSDAADVDVMGGVRAEACRAALHDFFSQARALKPPKRSP, via the coding sequence ATGGATCGTTGTCTGGAAGTCGCCCGCGAGGCGCTGCCCGACGATGTGCCCGTGGGTGCGGCGCTGCTGGCTCCCGAGGGCAAGGGCTGGCGGCTCATTGCCCAGGCCGCCAATCGGCGCGAGCGCGACCAGAACCCCATCGCCCACGCCGAGATGCTGGTCTTAATCGAAGGCGCCCGGCGGCTAAACGCCTGGCGTCTGAGCGGTTGCGCGCTCATTGTGACGCTGGAGCCTTGCGCCATGTGCGCCGCCGCCATTGCGCAAGCCCGCGTGTCCCGCGTCGTCTTTGGCGCCGATGATCCGCTGGCTGGCGCGTGCGGCTCGCGCTACCGTCTGCTGGGGCAGGGGTCGGACGCCGCTGACGTGGATGTGATGGGCGGGGTCCGCGCCGAAGCCTGTCGGGCGGCGCTGCATGACTTTTTCAGTCAGGCGCGGGCGTTAAAGCCGCCCAAAAGATCTCCTTGA
- a CDS encoding hemerythrin domain-containing protein, producing the protein MDAFKLLKTDHDQTKEKFKVLLEQDPIDRKAVKDLCKGWKLHMEAEEKFVYPPLKKIKSTEDKSEEGELEHDEAQTYMDALTDDDDMEEMAYKVKLEMLHLAVEHHIEEEEQDLFPLARKALSKEQIEEMTKKVEPLLEKSLKLSAVKK; encoded by the coding sequence ATGGACGCTTTTAAATTATTGAAAACCGATCACGACCAAACCAAAGAAAAATTCAAAGTCCTGCTGGAGCAGGATCCTATTGATCGCAAAGCCGTCAAAGATCTGTGCAAGGGCTGGAAATTGCATATGGAAGCGGAAGAAAAATTCGTTTATCCGCCTCTGAAAAAAATTAAATCGACTGAAGATAAAAGTGAAGAGGGCGAACTCGAACACGATGAAGCCCAAACCTATATGGACGCCTTAACGGACGACGACGATATGGAAGAGATGGCGTATAAAGTAAAACTGGAAATGCTCCATCTGGCCGTTGAGCACCATATCGAGGAAGAAGAGCAGGATTTATTCCCGCTGGCGCGCAAGGCGCTTTCTAAAGAGCAGATTGAAGAAATGACGAAAAAAGTCGAACCCCTGCTCGAAAAAAGCCTGAAACTGTCCGCCGTTAAAAAATAA